From the genome of Trachemys scripta elegans isolate TJP31775 chromosome 2, CAS_Tse_1.0, whole genome shotgun sequence:
ACAACTTGGTCTTCACCTACGCAATAAAGACACTTACCATGAGTGTCCGCTGGGGAatggcactccccccccccaaatagagGGGCATAATTTAAAGGCTGGGGAATCTCAGTTCTGCCATATCTCAACTAAAATCCTAATAcactaattaaaaacagaaataaagttaAGATGTAACtctcttccttaaaaaaaaaagaggtaacATTAAGGTTAAGTCTACACTATGAACTAGGAGTGTGATTTCCcttgcttgtgtacacatacttgtgctagctcttgTCAAGatagcacaagtataaatagcagagtggctgcagcagcacaagtAGTGACAGCGGAGGCATGGCTTAGCTGTGCTGAGTATGCACCCACCCGTTTCAGGTGGGTTAATACTTGGAACAGCTAAGCCAAACCTCTGCTGCCACTACTTGTACTACTGCGGTTACGCTGCATGTGtacataagcaggggaatatcacACTTATCTTGTAATGTAAAGGCAGCCTAACACTGTTGAACACTAAAGctacaataaataaaaagtaactatccaaattaactaaataaAATGGGGACACTATTGTTGTCTGGCTGTTCTGCCTAGGTCCATCCAAAGGCACTGAGCGGTGGTTGGCGTCACTGCGCTCTTTGTACTCTTGGGACAGGGAGCGCAAGGTTGTAAGGAGTGTGACCCCTACTGGACACTAAGAGTAAAAGTGAACTACTGCGCTGGGTCATGTATTAGGTTTTCATTCTTCCTCTCTTTGCGTATGAAAAGTTTGCAGTAGAATAGTAACCACTTTATCTTCAGTAGCATAGCAGTAGAGGTAACTGCAACGTGACCTGCAACACTACCCACGGAAAAATAAGAGAGAAAGGAGGTTCGTGGAAGCTGTGtcccaaaaacaaagaaaagtttaATTTGGAACATGCACAGAAAACAGCAATCAACCCAACAAATATGACCACCTATATTTGTATGCTGCTAtcctgttggtttaaaaaaaaaaaaaaaagtcaggcgaGTTAAAACTGGACATTCTAGCAACATCGTCATAGCCTTAACAAGGCCATTTTTCATTCATTGCTAGCCGTTATTTTTCTGTCACGCCGTAATATGAATCCATAGCTCTGGCTAtcatctgaaaaatggaaaaGTAAAGCTAAGTGTGGGAGGAAGTGCAGGATGATTGCATCATCTTATAAAAATCGCATAGTCCCAATAAAATCCATTAAAGTCCTACTTTTTAAGTGGTATAATCATATACGCTATCGGCACGGGGAGAGCAAACCTAATAAATATTGAGCTGAACTTTCCTGCAATAACTAATCTGAAACTCATTTTTCCTAAGGATTATATTACAGGCAATACACATCATTATAGCAAGAGGAacaatgctttttattttcattcagattttttttaaaaaacctcccaTCCCTGATAGGTTGGGTGATCTTTGGCAAACAACAACTATGGGCCAAGACTTTTAAAGATACTTTGGCAactaaagatgtagataggtgcctagtgagattttcaaaagtgcccattTGGCCCCATTAGGAGTTAGACAgctaggtgtttttgaaaatcccactaggtgcttaTCTGCATATTTAGGTGCCAAAGTATCTTGAAAAGTCTGGCCCAGAGTGGTTAAGTTATTGATCAAGTATCATACAATCagtcagcagcagggctgggaataaaactcaggagtcctgggtccaTGTCCAGTGCTTTGACCAGTAGATTACCTTGTCTCATTAGATAGGTTAGATAGAAAGGTGGTGTGTTTTGCTGTTAGTGACAAATAAAATCAGAGTTAATTTGTTTGTCTATCTTTTCATATTATTTTAGAGACTCTACTTTTTTTCACTGCACAGATATGCTTGATCTTAAGTGAGTAGCAAGAAATGTACCATCCTTTATCAATCTGAATGTCTTTAATGCCACTACATATTCAGGGAAGTAGTCTTACTTGGTGGGACCTTGATGTCACCTTCTCTTCAGAGTTTTCTCTATTCCCTGGTGATTTAGTTTGGTTCTGTTGGAGTTTCTGGTGTGGGCTTTGGCTATTATGTTTATCAAGAAGGAAAGCTGTACCTTCTACTGTTCATGAATTTAACATTGATCAGTCACATCTAAGTATTCTTATTTCCATCTTTGTAATATTAATGCAAGATGTAGCACCAATTGCACATAATAGAGCAGACACCATTTTCACTGTGGCATAAAACATTTATCACAGGTAACTGTGTTGTGCTAGTTAGTCTCCATGAATTTAATAGCCTTGCTCGCTCTTGTTCTGCCTCTGCTTTTTGGAATTTTCTCCGCATCACTTGAAGCACTGCTGAGGCGACATAGTGCCATCAGTTGCACTTAACTCTCCTCAGCCTCAAATAGAGCTGCTCTTTCATTGACAGAATGTTCGAAATTTGTGCTGCACTTTAGAAATGAAAAGAGGTGCTACTCTGCTCATTACTGCTCTGGCACAGAGATTGACTCCAAGACCTAAGAGGCCCTTTTCCACCTCAGTTTGCACCTCTAATTTTATGATTCCACTTataaggaaagaaaatatttaacttcTGTTACCGGACCACCTAAACCTAACACTGGTGATATTGGACTTCAATAATGTtaaagaggagtgtgtgtgtatgtatgtgtatatatatatatacacacacacactcagatatGGACACAAAATGCATATGTATTACTTAACTGTGCTGTTCTATAAAGAGTGCATGGGCTTTTATAGCACTAAAGACATTGGATCATAAACTCTGTAGATTTCTTACGTGTTTTATTGTCagttttcccccccttttcttttagtTTTATACTGAGAGCATGTCTCTTGGAGCATTTTCTCTTCAGATGGTCATCATTTATCTTGGTCTTCTCAGTGCACTTACTAATATATCCACCCTGCATTTCAGGACATACATGCAGCCAGAGCTAGCCATGTAGGTTCCATGCCCCAAAGGTCTCAGCACGGGCGGCCTGGTGACGACAACCCAGTAGTCCATTTCTTCAAGAACATCGTAAGTTTCCCCTTCCCTTCATGTTCTGTGGCAGAGTTAAATGTAATTTGAGATTCAATGGCAGCTAAACAGTACCTGAAGATTATCCATTTTGTTGCAATTGAGACTGTAGATAAAATGTTCTGTCTGTGCCTTTGAGGGAATAATTATATTTTGATATCAGAATTATTTTACTTTGATATTACAACTTCTAGTTTTGTGTAGCAAAAATTTTTTGGATGGAAGTGGGTGATTCTTCCATTAATGTGCTGAAATTCCAACATTAATCACTGATGCTATTAAACAACTTTACCGTTTGCacattttttatttgcctttcttGAAATAAGGCACATTCAaacttttgttgtttaaaaaaggtCAGTGGTGCTCAAGGCATAGTCCATTTAAAATAGCACTTACTAGATTTAATAAATTAATTCTATTTTAAGAGAGAAGCTAGACTCAGGCATTTCTTTTCAAGGCCTAAACAAAAAAAGACCAGACTTGATTCCCTATCTGAGTGATGTTATTTGAGGAGAAGGATTTTCTTCAGCTTTGAACCTGGATATCGTCATactaatatgaaaaaaaaaacaaaaaaacccacacacaaaatCAGAGAAACAACTATAGAGCTGTATCTCCCTCAAACATTCTACGAAATGGTATCCCTGAGTACTGTACAAAGATATCATCAAAAACTTTGCTGCCTGAGCCTAATAATTCTTGAAAGCACTTCAGAATGCTTCCCACTAGAGAGAAGTTGCCTCAAATGTATCACAGCCGTGAAATGATCACTGGCACCATAGATAATCCCTTTTCCCTTCTTCATCCTCTTTGAAGCAGACCTTTCCAGCTGCTGAGGCCCAAATGTGGGACAAAGACCCAAAAGACAGACATGAGAAAGAAAATAGTGCAAGAAACCTTAAACAGCATAGGCAAATGGATTTGGATTAATACTATTTCTATTAATATCAGCTTCACCAGATCAACATTCCTGATGTTAATATTTTTAGTCATGTACCACCAATGTGTTGCAGGATGGAGACAAATTCGTACCTAAAATGAGGAACATATAGTGCATGCACTCAAAAAGTTCATTCCAGTTCTAAACATATTATTGGAtctaatatatttttcattttttatgatGGGAAATGCCCCTAAAACtggaattaacttttaaaaatatgtccaCTGTATATTCTATTGAGAAAGCTGAAAGGTATTCTTACAACAATGTGAAGGGAGATGAAATCAGACATTATCCAAATTATAGGATGAAGAGCAAACCTTTGATGGTTGTACTGGATctattgctgctgttgttttataattttttttttctattgctcTGTAGGTGTCACCTAGGACACCACCCCCAGAGCAGGCAAAGGTAAGTGTATTCCCCAAGATCCCATCTAATTATTGTGGTTAAATATGTACCTGTTCATCTGGCCATTTTAGTTTACCCAGTGTTTAGAACAGGGaagtaggagtcaggagacctgggctctattcccgaTTTTAACACTGACGCTGCGTGACCACAGGTtggccatctgtaaaatggcaataatactGCTTGCCCACTGATCTAAAGCATGTTGAGATTCTTTCATGAAAGCTGataattaaatgtaaaatattattcataatattttaaaacatattcttCAGCCAAACCCTGAGAATGTCTATAAGTAGCTGGTGAAATTACAAGAAGATCCATGTGGTTAACTGTAAGTAAATTGAGTTGTTAAACCCCAAAGCTGGTCAAACAATTTTTGCAAATAATTCTAATTGtgaattttgtcttttttccatTCAAATAATCATTTAAGAAACTTTGTGTGTTATTTAATTAACTTTATAGATCAAATAATATAAATTGTGAATGTTGGTTTTAATTTAATAGAATGACTGTTCACAAATGTATGCGTctattatttgaccagctctgttcgctgtttctctttttccttttctctctcacgTATCTTGAACATCCTTTGTTTCATGGTGATCATCATATCACTGTTTCTGTTTCTTACATATGCAGGGGAGAGGATTATCCCTCGCCAGATTTAGCTGGGTAGGTGATGAATGTGCTTTCATTCACAGCCATTTTGGTCTACCAAGGCCAAAGTCTATCTTTCACCATTGCCTTTCAAGCTGCTGCAGCAACTTGACATTCATGTTTCGGTCTTGATTTTggtgtttgttttgctttattcctTTTGATCCACTTTCCCCCTCCTACACAGCAGTTTGTTTATGGTTGTAATTTTGTTGCTTGCTCTTATGCAGAAGCTTGTCAACCTTACAATGATATAATCTCTTTTGCTTTAGCACAAATGGAGCACGTCTGCTGCATGGCAAAACTACCTCTTTCCTTTAAGGCTCCTGGAAGACTTAACtgctttgtcttttctttttgcggggaggggaagaattGGGGATAGGGTTGAAAGAGCTGGGGAACTTTTTACATAAGCCTGATTTTTCTATATGCTAATATTGTCTCTGGTATGTACATTTCTGTCATGTTTTTGCAGTcccttttaaaaagaagagaTCAATATTACTGCTTATTATATAGGCTCTTTCTACAGTTATGTTTTAAAACATGGACAGTGTTGAGTAGCAGAGAAGCACAGTTATCTCACAGCTaactaaatcctattttctgctTTACTACAGCTTTCATTACACACATAGGCAGATTACTATAGTGTCTTAAATGGTATATTAAAGCTTCTAAAATGCAAAAGGTTTCTATCAGTATAGTTATTTCCTAGAACACCAAAGTTATTGTGTCAAAATCAGAGGTTGTGTGTTCTTTGTGCTGATGACATGGGAGAAATCATTCAACCAATGGGATGGCCGAAGATTTTAATCTGTGAATTCTTAAAATCACACTGTCAAGAATTTTCTCTAaggtttttcttatttatttttgaaattctcCATTAGGCTTAAATCCTGGAGCTAATACTCAAATAAtactccccttgaagtcagtaaTATATGGGAATTTTGAAGGACTAAGTTTTGGTTTCGGAAAGCCCAATCCTCAATTTCCACCTACAATGTAAGAAGGTGAATGGGAGTGAAAGGCATTCAACACTTGGCAACATCAGGCTCAATATTTGTAACAGCCTATTAAaagattgggggaaaaaaacagttcttTTGCTAATTACTTTGCCCTCCGTTTGACAAACAATTTatacagttttttattttttattttattgcttctGTTCTTGTAGTAGGAACAAAATCTTGAAAGAGGCTGAGCATCAGGTGAAAGTGTGCTCAGTCCTTTCACAAGAAGGTCCTATCTAACTCAAGTGTTGGTGATGTTATTCACCACACAGAATTGGGCCCACTGTGATAGGACTGGTGGGGTCAGCAGAAACATTAATACCTTTGCCAACACAGCCGTGGACTTCCCAGCTGTTGGGTATGGCATTCTCTCTCAAACATTAAATCTAGATTTGGCAGTGGCTCTGTTTGCatgactcccattgaagccaatgcaaGTTCTGAAGGGCTGCATCATCAGGTTCACACAGTGAAGCAATTGGGAGCTGAGAGTGTTAAATGATTGCAGAATTGAATCCAGAGCAGGCCCAATCTATTGAGATGGAGTGGcattttgccactaacttcaatgcAAGCATGATCAAGCCCAAAGACTTCTGGGAAACTGCTGCTATAGAATATGGGATTTAATAAAAGTTAAAAGATGTAGAAACGAAGGATGTTCCCTGCCAGGTTTATAACAATTTAAAACTAGGTCATCTTGGCAGTATATCTTATATACAAATAAGTTCAGATAGTCATTTCTACCTTCTTTATTAACATGATCGATAGCTGTAATATTGTATCTGAACAGATCTGTGAATGTATTTATTCTACTTTATTGTTTAACAACAAAAGGCTATCTCAATGGATCAAATACAAATTTGGCTCTTAGaacagagagaaaaatcaagGAAGCAGGATTCCACATCAACTTCACTCGTGCTTTGTGAATGAATTAGGGATGCAAAATTGCCAACACACTCTCACTGTCCTTTGATTATCTGTCTCTTGCCTTTCAACTATCTTTTAAACAGAACTTGCTACTTCCTTTGCTCCAGAACAGTTTTTCTCAAATTATAAGGTTGGCCCCCTTGGGGAGGCTTCAGACTCTTTCAGAAGATGTACACTGAAAAGAGGGAAGAGGGTattcttttttccatttcttataggAATTATTACTGAGGAGTCAGCAAAAGCAGACCTGTTTGTTGAAGGGCAATTGGGTAGTTCAGGAGACAGGATAACAAATTAGGACTTTTTTTACTGCTGTGCTACTCGTTTGATTCCAAGTTGACTCCAAAAATCTTTACCATTTGGCAGCTGTGTGATTACCTTGTGAACTGATTTGATGGTCTCTTAATGGATACATTTTCTCATCACATTTGGCAGCAGCACAGTATTGATAGTCTCCAAAAACAGGCCACTGAGTGATTAGGCATGGACActgaattggtcctgctttgagcagggggttggactagatgacctcttgaggtcccttccaaccctgatattctatgattctatgaattacacTGTAGCTTGCACCTGGAGGGATCTAGTGCCTAGACTTTCAATCTGGTAACTTTAATAAGCATTAAATTCATTaaaatagtaatttaaaaaaatccaagcttACAGTTCTATTTCTGCAGAGCCTAAAGTGGAAATTACTCAGCAAAAGAGTAAATTTAGTATGCTGACCCTGTCTGTGTTTGAAATAGACCACCAAAATCACAActtgttaaaaatgttttcaacaaGAGGTTGGTGGGAGGTGTCTATCCCTAGTTGCGTAAGGGTACAATGTTTGAGAAACTCTGCTCTAGTACGCCTCTTCCTCCTCAAGCAGTTactttgtaataaaacaaaatgactTTCACAagcaactttttttccccaccagtgATCTTAGTACTTAAGTGTAAGTGTTTGAAAAGCTCTTGAAAATGTAATGTATACTTTTAGGAGAAATTCAGCTGCATGTAAAATCTCATGTTGAtcaagagatttttgttcttcCGACCCTTTTGTGCTATTCAATATAATTTTCTAAAAGGGATAAAACATGTTTAAGTCAATAGGTTTCTTTTTCAAGACTCACAGTTGCAGTTACTattcttcttttttcattttccattcaCACTATGCATTTGACAGTACAACTATCCTGTTCTGATTATTGATTTCTCTGTTACAGACCAAAGTTTGGGACTCAGATTTGCACGTTGTTCactatttagaatttttttcctcccacacttTCAACTACTTGACTAATTTGAAAGCATTACATTCCAGCAGTCACAAATGAAGGTAACTGGTGTGAACCACATACCTGAAATATCTATGATCTTTCTTCTAGGGAGGTGAAGGACACAAGCCAGGGTATGGAGGAAGTGGCAAATTCTACGAGCATAAATCTGCTTATAAGGGACATAAGGGATCATACCATGATGGCCAGGGCACTCTTTCCAAAATCTTTAAACTGGTAAAGTACAAGTAAAtttacaaaaagtgaaaaattgAGCCTACAAAAAAAGCATAAATGCCTCTCTAGATCAATCAGTCATATTCAAATATTCTTGAGTAAAACTTGTCTTGAGTTACAAATAAAATTGAGCGGATACTATGTTTGTATGAAACCAAGTTGTGCTTGACATTGTTTTATATACCACATTTACAACTGAAGTACAATAGAAATGTACTGATTTCTGATTTGACTGATCATGCTAATCTACAGTCAGGGGACCAAATCCTGCTCGCATTAGTGTAAGTGTGGGAGTACTTTCTTAAATATCAATGAagttattttggatttacatCAGAAtatctaagagcagaatttggcccaagatttTCTTCTCTATAACAATAGTAAAAACGTATTTGTAATGTGCCCCAAGATGAACTGTCTCTGGGACCCTAACAAAcatttagaataaaaataaaaaggcagtgTATGGCCAAATAGTTTCCAAAGaagggcagggggaaaaaagaaatgaaaatcaaCTGATTATTATATCCATatctaaacaaaaaataatatgaagtcttcatttttgttcctctaaGGCCAGACACAGTGATTTCCCACTATTAGTGTTGTGTTCTCAGTAAATAATGCGATCAGCAGTGAGGCTACTTTCAAGATGGAAAGTAGAAGAATGAATCATTTCCATCTCTAGCATATCCTCCAAGAACAGACACAGCAGCACTTTCACCAGCAGTCATAATTGATATAAGCCTACATAAGCCAATAAAGAGATACATATGTATGTCTGCTTTAGTGCGAGACAGTACATAGATGTGTGGCACTATGAAGAGAAGTTTTAATCCCTCAGTGGTACATGATCGTTTTTGACTTGGAAGGAGCTTTAAGAAAAGTAATGAGGTTCTATACATGCGTAGGGAAAGCCAAAAGAAGAATTTACTGTTTGAGTCTGATTTTCATATTGGCCCCaatgtcctcccccccccacacacacacttgtgtcaTCACTTGCATAAGAACTGAAGACACCGTTAAGATTTTGTtattccctttcctgttaattttttgttgttttctaatTATATGCAAAATGGGTCAGATATTCAACCTTCAACCTCATCCTTCCACAAACTTGTACCTATACTTTACAGGTGCTACCACTTGAGCTTGTCCTTTAAAAAGACTCACAATTGTGCAATTGCAAGTGTTAATGTGGATTTTGTGGATGCAACTCCTTATACTCCAGCATGCTCAGCTATTAGGCTATTCACAGGGTATATGCCCATGTTATAACTTTTCCAAAGAGCATGCACCTGCAAAACGCAGGGATAGCTCCAGGTCAAATTTCTTTTTGTCACTGTCTTTACCAGCAATCTCAATTTCCCTGGCTTCATAACGACTTCATTAAGACTCCACTcattggaaacaaatagttattacaaaattgctagtgatggaggtGCTTAATTAGAACAAACTCATCCTACTTGAAAATTCAATTATCAAAAGTGATCATCCCtttgaaacaaaactgaaatttcaagCATTCAATGAATTTAGTGATATAATACACAGGCTTATCCAAAGATAGTCACTAGAAGCAATGGACTCTCAATTGTACTACCAGTTTATAGTACTGGAACCTAGTTTTTtagaatgagtgtgtgtgtgtgtgtgcgcacgcgcacacacacgcacacccccaGCAGTACCATACCTGTCTAATCAAATTGATTTTATTCTTCTTTCCACAGGGAGGATCTGGTTCCCGACCTGGATCACGGTCTGGTTCTCCAGTTGCTAGACGCTGAAGTTCTAAGACGTCATTCAAGGACCATGTACTCTGCTTCATAAGATAACTGCCtaaaattttaataataattgcaAGAATTACATAGATAGAAACAATCTGTTACTTAATGTCATTTGAGTTGTGCATGCAGTAGGATTATATACACTTCTATTGGCAATCCCTGACCAACAGTTGAATGAATGAAACACACAAAGTAGCTTTATTTGCTATCTTCATTTTTTTAGGTAAAATAACAAGATCCCCGACTTTATTCATTCTTCAGGATGTCCAAACTGCAtgttagattttatttattttttctccaaGCCCCACaagtcttctgatttttttttttcattgaacaCCACAATTGCAAATGCAGAGCAACTGTCTTGGTTTTTGAGCACTGCCATTAAAGGATTTCTTAAACACTGCTGTAAAAAACATGTGCAGAAGTTGTAAGGACTGTTTATCCGAACActtttttgtttgggtttatttttgtttaatgtcACTTCTCTCAGAATATTTTACTTTTCATAACAGGATTAGGCAGTCATGGAAAGGTTTAATAAACTTTGGGAGTTCAAGGTATGTGAAATGTGGGAGAGGGCAGCTGTTACAGTATCAATGAGACGCAAAGCAATAGTAATAAGGAAATTCCTTATTTTTACAAATTGCTCATCACACCCAAACCATTAGAATTAAGTGtggccgagagagagagagagaggatttcaaACTTGGGTTAGACTAATGTCTTACAACAAAAAACAAGGAACATTCCCAGAGAAGAAACATCTAAGATTGCACGTGACCACTGCATGTCACTGTTGCTCCACGCAGACACTGCTACAACAGCATTTCTTTAGcagtaaaagaataaaacaaaaatagtctAATTTGTGAAAGAAATAAAGCCCTTCAGCATTGAGACTTCAGATAGTCCTGCACATCTCAAGTTAGAATTATTAGTAGTTTTCTTGTTACTGCAGCAGTGTTAAACTTGGTAAGCTTGTCTTATGACGAAATAGATGGCTTTAATGGCAGTGCACCAAAGCAAACTAGTAGTAAACTACTGTGAACATTTAACTGTTGCATTGTAGTTGCCTTATAGAAATTAAATCTAAATCATTAGTTAGCGTTTAACATTGATTGTTCACAAATCTACTAAAATGTATACATGTGGCAATGGTATTTCCAACCATATGTAGGAAAAAAGCTCTTCTGAATTGCACTATTTTATAACAAACTTTTAATATTTTGTGAGATTACCCTCCTTAACTGAttcagtgttttttattttagcatATACATTGTAGACTATATTTAATGCTAAGTTGGCACTCAGTTTCAGCCATGCTACTAACTATCAGGAGTAGCCAATGTTAATGTCAACTGACATATACCATGTGTTCTTAATTCTATTTTGTCTCTACATGTACTGTAGATTTAAAGCACTGTCCATTAATATGCAGTGGTGAAAGATGAGAGGGTAGGAAAACATAGAAATGAAAGAAACAGTAAAACAGCAAAATTGTTAAACACACAGCTATTACATCTTTCTTATGCTATATTGTTGTCTGGCTATACTGGAAGGACAAGAGACAGTGAATATGGTTTAGCCAGGCTGCAATTTtaatagatgtctgggactacccgacagataaaagtgtacagtgcaggtaacacccatgatcatttcaatattttcctGGGGACTtctgccagcccccccccctttttttctatcctggtccccagccagtccattgctgggaccttaccatcatCCAATTCTCAAAtaagggttaaggtgggctatagaGAAAGGAGGGGGTGGCTCCCTGCTCTCCCAGTCATAGGCATgccatccccctcctcccctcagcccATTCCACTCCTTTAACAAACACCTCCTTTAAGTTGTTTATCAAGCCATTTATATGttcactgtatcccttccctgtggagtacctgcactggacatctgccccatacttacataatgagttgccTAACATCATAGCCTAACTTCCTTCCCTACTCATCATAacaacccctcccctccaacaGCCACTGCCCTCCGGAACATGTTGTGGGGGATGCAAAAATCTCCCACTCCAGTTTGGCTAATCTGGTGgtgaggggaaaattccttcccagccttcCAAGAAAGGAGCGGCTAGTGCAGTGCCCACTGTGATCCCAACCAAACCTGCTTTTTTGCCACTTCCAAGGTTGTGAGGCTGGGTGCTCCTCCATCTGGTCCAGGGAAAAGGGTCTTCTGCTGGGCTTGCCCTTTATCAACTCCCCAGCCCTTCCGGTCCCTGAGGGATAAGTCAGCATTGCAACATTCTGCTTTTGCAGCAGTATCtgtgcctctctcccccacccacactctaAAAGTAATATACCCCTTCCCCTGGCAAGCTGGACCACACCCATCTCCCCCCTTAAGCTGTGGTGCAGTCATTGGCTATGTGTATTTTTCTATATGTAGGTTCGCTCAGATGTATACTCCACAAAATAAtagtaaatttaatttaaatgtgtaCTGTTCACAAAAGTGTAGGAAtacagcttttaaaaacattcattattgaaataaaataatcaacTTGTAATGACATTTGGACCAGTTTGGTTTTTTAAGCTTTATAGAATactgtatgcatgtgtgtgtcttTCTGTAAAATAACACTTTTGGTAACaggtaaaaaaatataataaaaaattaaatttaaaaacatacaatCTCTGCATGAATTATGTGAAAActacattgatttttaaagacagccttcaaatatatttaatgaaAAGGTGTGTAAGGTGATTTCTGAAGGTAAAtacttttttccaaaatgttgctTCATGCTGTTTAACAAGACCTCCcctgcaa
Proteins encoded in this window:
- the MBP gene encoding myelin basic protein isoform X2, whose protein sequence is MASQKRSSFRHGSKMATASTIDHARHGSPRHRDSGLLDSLGRFFGGEKQVPRRGSGKDIHAARASHVGSMPQRSQHGRPGDDNPVVHFFKNIVSPRTPPPEQAKGGEGHKPGYGGSGKFYEHKSAYKGHKGSYHDGQGTLSKIFKLGGSGSRPGSRSGSPVARR